A portion of the uncultured Bacteroides sp. genome contains these proteins:
- a CDS encoding efflux RND transporter permease subunit: MLNKIIKFSLNNRVVVLIGALLLMMVGTYTATNMEVDVFPDLNAPTVVVMTEAKGMAPEEVERLVTFPVETAVNGATDVRRVRSSSTTGFSIVWVEFNWGTDIYKARQIVSEKLAVVGDVLPSNVGKPVLGPQSSILGEVMIIGLTSDTTSLQDLRTLADWSIRPRLLSTGGVAQVTVLGGDIKEYQILLNPGKMKHYGVGLDEVMNVVKEMNQNASGGVLYEYGNEFIVRGILSTNKIEALRKAVIKKVNEIPIILENIAEVKVGAKTPKLGLASDHGKPAVLITVTKQPSTSTLELTEKLDQSLADLQKTLPKDVKVTTDIFRQARFIDNSIDNVQKSLYEGGIFVVIVLFIFLMNVRTTVISLITIPLSVIVALLTLKVMGLTINTMSLGGIAIAIGSLVDDAIVDVENVFKRLRENRQKPKEEQRSVINVVFEASKEVRMPILNSTLIIVASFIPLFFLSGMEGRMLAPLGITFVIALFASTIVALTLTPVLCSYLLGKPKSDKEDREPYLTRKLKLGYGKALQWTLQHKKMVLGATGITFAIAILMLTSFGRSFLPPFNEGSFTINVSTLPGISLEESDKIGQMVESILLSVPEVQTVGRKTGRAELDEHALGVNTSEIEAPFVLDKRSKDEVVAEIREKMKVVSGVNLEIGAPITHRIDAMLSGTRANIAIKLFGSDLNRMYEIGNQIKASIQNVEGIADLNVEQQVERPQLKIEPKREMLAKYGVTLPQFADIVNVMLGGEVVSQVYEENRAFDLTVKVNDASRESVERIKKLIVDANGRKVPLENIANIVSSTGPNTINRENVVRKIVISANVDGRDLRGVVNDIKTKIDTEIHLPEGYHVEYGGQFESEQAASRIILITSMFSILIIFLLLFKEFKSITQSLVILLNLPLALIGGVISIYITSGIMSIPAIIGFISLFGIATRNGMLLVDRYNSLRASGMSAQESVMHGSLDRLNPILMTALSSGLALIPLALGGELPGNEIQSPMAKVILGGLLSSTLLNGFIIPIMYLYMSRKQEKKIEIIEEEQQ, translated from the coding sequence ATGCTAAATAAGATCATTAAATTTTCTTTGAACAACCGTGTGGTTGTTCTTATTGGGGCTCTATTGCTGATGATGGTGGGAACCTATACTGCTACTAACATGGAGGTGGATGTTTTTCCGGATTTAAATGCCCCTACTGTTGTGGTCATGACGGAAGCCAAAGGTATGGCCCCCGAAGAGGTAGAGAGATTAGTAACTTTTCCTGTTGAAACGGCAGTAAATGGTGCTACAGATGTACGCCGTGTACGTTCTTCTTCTACGACCGGATTTTCCATTGTATGGGTCGAGTTTAACTGGGGAACAGATATATATAAGGCCAGACAGATTGTTTCTGAAAAATTAGCTGTTGTTGGTGATGTACTGCCCTCTAATGTGGGTAAACCGGTATTGGGTCCGCAGTCTTCTATTTTGGGTGAGGTAATGATTATCGGCTTAACTTCCGATACGACTTCACTGCAAGACTTGCGCACATTGGCTGATTGGAGCATTCGCCCTCGATTGTTGTCGACAGGTGGTGTGGCGCAGGTAACGGTTTTGGGTGGTGATATAAAAGAGTATCAGATATTGCTCAACCCCGGAAAGATGAAGCATTATGGCGTTGGTTTGGATGAAGTGATGAATGTCGTTAAGGAAATGAATCAAAATGCATCAGGGGGTGTATTGTATGAATATGGAAATGAATTTATTGTTCGTGGAATCTTATCCACTAACAAAATAGAAGCATTGAGAAAAGCGGTTATTAAGAAGGTGAATGAGATTCCTATCATACTTGAAAATATAGCGGAAGTGAAGGTAGGCGCAAAGACACCTAAACTGGGATTGGCCTCCGATCATGGAAAGCCGGCAGTGCTCATAACCGTAACTAAACAGCCGAGCACCAGCACACTTGAACTAACTGAAAAACTGGATCAATCTCTTGCAGACTTGCAAAAGACACTGCCTAAAGATGTGAAGGTGACAACCGATATTTTTCGTCAGGCGCGCTTTATTGATAACTCTATTGACAACGTACAAAAGTCTTTGTACGAAGGTGGCATATTCGTGGTTATCGTGTTGTTTATTTTCCTTATGAATGTAAGGACAACGGTTATTTCATTGATCACAATCCCCCTTTCGGTGATTGTCGCTCTTTTAACCCTTAAAGTGATGGGATTAACCATTAACACAATGAGTTTAGGGGGTATCGCCATTGCCATTGGTTCATTGGTAGATGATGCGATTGTGGACGTGGAGAATGTGTTTAAGCGGCTTCGGGAGAATAGGCAAAAACCGAAAGAAGAACAACGTAGTGTTATCAATGTAGTATTTGAAGCATCTAAGGAAGTGCGTATGCCAATTTTGAATTCTACGCTGATTATTGTGGCAAGTTTTATTCCCTTGTTTTTCCTTTCAGGCATGGAGGGTAGAATGTTGGCACCTCTGGGAATCACATTTGTTATCGCCTTGTTTGCTTCAACCATTGTTGCCTTAACCCTTACACCCGTATTGTGTAGTTACTTACTGGGGAAGCCGAAAAGTGATAAAGAGGATCGGGAACCTTATTTGACGCGGAAGCTTAAGTTGGGGTATGGCAAAGCATTACAGTGGACTTTGCAGCATAAAAAGATGGTATTGGGCGCAACAGGTATAACCTTTGCTATCGCAATACTTATGCTTACTTCTTTCGGTCGTAGCTTCCTGCCGCCTTTTAATGAAGGGTCGTTTACAATCAACGTTAGCACTCTACCGGGCATTTCATTAGAAGAATCTGATAAAATAGGCCAAATGGTTGAAAGTATCCTATTATCTGTTCCTGAAGTACAGACCGTTGGGCGTAAAACAGGACGTGCCGAATTGGATGAACATGCTCTAGGAGTTAATACATCGGAGATTGAAGCTCCTTTCGTTTTGGATAAACGTTCAAAAGATGAAGTGGTCGCTGAAATTCGGGAAAAGATGAAAGTCGTGTCAGGTGTAAACCTTGAGATTGGAGCACCTATTACGCACCGTATTGATGCCATGTTATCAGGTACAAGAGCAAATATTGCTATCAAGTTGTTTGGTTCGGATTTGAATCGGATGTACGAAATCGGAAATCAAATAAAAGCTTCTATTCAGAATGTGGAAGGTATTGCCGACTTGAATGTGGAGCAACAGGTAGAACGCCCACAGCTTAAAATAGAGCCGAAACGCGAGATGCTGGCTAAGTACGGTGTTACTCTTCCGCAGTTTGCCGATATCGTAAATGTCATGTTAGGCGGTGAAGTTGTATCTCAGGTGTATGAAGAGAACCGGGCTTTTGATCTGACGGTGAAGGTGAATGATGCTAGTCGGGAGAGCGTAGAACGGATAAAAAAACTGATAGTGGATGCCAATGGGAGAAAAGTACCATTGGAGAACATCGCTAATATTGTTTCTTCCACCGGGCCTAATACGATTAACCGTGAAAATGTAGTTCGTAAAATTGTCATTTCTGCTAATGTGGACGGACGAGATTTAAGAGGTGTAGTGAATGATATCAAGACAAAAATAGACACTGAAATCCATTTGCCGGAAGGTTACCATGTAGAATATGGAGGACAGTTTGAAAGTGAACAGGCTGCTTCGAGGATTATACTGATTACTTCGATGTTCTCTATCTTGATAATCTTTTTGCTACTTTTCAAAGAGTTCAAGAGCATCACCCAATCATTGGTTATATTGCTGAACTTACCGTTGGCTCTGATTGGTGGAGTAATTAGTATTTATATTACCAGTGGTATTATGAGTATTCCTGCTATTATCGGATTTATCTCTTTGTTTGGTATAGCTACCCGAAATGGAATGCTCCTTGTAGATAGATATAATAGCTTGCGTGCTTCAGGCATGTCTGCACAAGAAAGTGTCATGCATGGCTCATTGGATCGACTTAATCCCATTTTAATGACAGCACTATCATCAGGTCTTGCTTTAATACCATTAGCATTAGGAGGAGAATTACCTGGTAATGAGATACAAAGTCCGATGGCAAAAGTTATATTGGGCGGATTGTTGAGTTCAACCCTGTTGAATGGATTTATAATTCCTATCATGTATCTGTACATGAGCCGTAAACAAGAAAAGAAAATAGAAATCATAGAAGAAGAACAACAATGA
- a CDS encoding helix-turn-helix domain-containing protein, translated as MKELPVEYAHCPIRHVVDRFGDKWSMLILYILDTKGTLRFSEIQREMIDISQKMLSSTLKRLEADKLVHRKVYPEVPPRVEYSLTEVGHSLMPHIISLTSWAKDHFEMFQR; from the coding sequence ATGAAAGAACTTCCGGTTGAATATGCTCATTGTCCGATTCGGCATGTGGTTGATCGCTTTGGTGATAAATGGTCAATGTTGATATTATATATATTAGATACTAAGGGAACTTTGCGTTTTAGCGAGATTCAAAGAGAAATGATTGATATCTCTCAAAAGATGTTATCGTCTACTTTGAAACGCTTGGAAGCCGATAAGCTGGTTCATCGAAAAGTATATCCGGAGGTACCGCCACGTGTGGAATATTCCCTGACTGAAGTTGGCCATTCTTTGATGCCCCATATCATTAGCCTTACTTCTTGGGCAAAGGATCATTTTGAAATGTTTCAACGATAA
- a CDS encoding UDP-2,3-diacylglucosamine diphosphatase: MHLRTYYPTVVLSDIHLGSPHSKTEEVSSFLKSINCDRLILNGDIIDGWHLQKTGLHKWKPKHTDFFKVIMKMMEKFGTEVIYVRGNHDDFLDALAPLNFYNVKIVKDCIYETHGKRYYITHGDIFDTVTTQMKWLAMLGDTGYSFLLWLNKVYNTRRMKQGKPYYSLSQSIKNKVKSAVSYICDYETELVQLARAKKCDGVICGHIHHPANTYYDGIHYLNSGDWVETLSALTEDEEGNWTVRYFDQMLLNKVEEEEVLQEPLQITIAS; the protein is encoded by the coding sequence ATGCATTTACGCACGTATTATCCTACTGTGGTTCTTTCGGACATACATCTGGGGTCGCCACATTCAAAAACCGAAGAAGTGAGCAGCTTCTTAAAATCGATAAATTGTGATCGACTGATATTGAACGGTGACATTATTGATGGTTGGCATTTGCAAAAAACAGGTCTGCACAAATGGAAACCCAAACATACTGATTTTTTCAAGGTTATAATGAAGATGATGGAGAAATTTGGTACGGAAGTGATTTATGTGCGAGGCAATCATGATGATTTTCTGGATGCTTTGGCTCCATTGAACTTTTATAATGTGAAGATTGTGAAAGATTGCATTTACGAAACTCATGGAAAACGTTATTATATTACACATGGTGATATATTCGATACCGTCACTACACAAATGAAATGGCTGGCGATGCTTGGAGATACCGGATACTCTTTTCTTCTGTGGCTCAACAAGGTTTATAATACCCGCAGAATGAAACAGGGAAAACCTTACTACTCGCTTTCGCAGTCAATAAAGAACAAAGTAAAATCAGCCGTTTCTTATATCTGTGATTATGAAACTGAATTGGTGCAACTAGCCCGTGCAAAGAAGTGTGACGGTGTGATTTGCGGACATATTCACCATCCTGCAAATACGTATTATGATGGCATTCATTATCTTAATTCGGGTGACTGGGTGGAAACACTCTCTGCACTGACCGAAGATGAAGAAGGTAACTGGACGGTACGCTATTTTGACCAAATGCTTCTCAACAAGGTTGAGGAGGAGGAGGTGTTGCAAGAACCTTTACAAATAACTATAGCATCATGA
- a CDS encoding thioredoxin domain-containing protein, translating into MIAGFSFAAEHQEKDREKENKKESQDGEVVVMNKALFISEVFDFEKSPEWKYTGNKPAIIDLYADWCPPCRAIAPIMKSMAKEYAGKIVIYKVNVDNEKELASFFQATSIPLVVYIPVKGEPQFFRGAADKATYKKAIDEFLLKTE; encoded by the coding sequence ATGATAGCAGGCTTCTCTTTCGCAGCAGAACATCAAGAGAAAGATCGAGAAAAAGAGAACAAAAAAGAATCTCAAGATGGTGAAGTCGTCGTTATGAACAAAGCCCTATTCATCAGCGAAGTGTTCGATTTTGAAAAATCGCCTGAGTGGAAATACACAGGCAACAAACCCGCCATCATCGACTTATACGCCGATTGGTGTCCCCCTTGTCGTGCCATTGCCCCCATCATGAAAAGTATGGCCAAAGAGTATGCCGGCAAAATAGTGATATACAAAGTGAATGTAGACAACGAAAAAGAGCTTGCTTCCTTCTTTCAGGCAACAAGCATTCCACTAGTAGTTTATATTCCGGTAAAAGGAGAACCGCAATTCTTTCGCGGAGCGGCAGACAAAGCAACGTATAAGAAAGCGATTGACGAATTCTTACTGAAAACCGAATAA
- a CDS encoding heavy metal translocating P-type ATPase gives MGQCKCHGHECEQVQKNKEESTFISEYWKILLSSVMLIGGIAMNALDFAFFHERYVFFVWYLLAYLPVGLPVMKEAWGSIIHKDFFSEFTLMSVATIGAFYIGEYPEGVAVMLFYSIGELFQGRAVDKAKRNISDLLDVRPEKAMVVREGRLISEAPKQVQVGEAIEIKAGERVPLDGTMLSEAATFNTAALTGESVPRKIRCGEEVLAGMIVTDNVIRIKVTKPFDKSTLARILELVQDASERKAPAELFIRKFARIYTPIVIGLALLIVLIPFIYSFINLQFGFLFNDWLYKALVFLVISCPCALVISIPLGYFGGIGAASRLGILFKGGNYLDAITKINTVVFDKTGTLTKGTFEVQSCQCTSDISQKELIQLIASVESKSTHPIAKAIVHYAEKQCVEFIPTSNVAEIAGHGLKAEINNDIVLVGNTRLLLKFHITFPSELLSITETIVVCAIGNKYVGYVLLADELKEDALEAIRRLKALNIQNIQILSGDKQSIVTNFADKLGITQAYGDLLPEGKVRHLEELKRNKENEIAFVGDGMNDAPVLALSNVGIAMGGLGSDAAIETADVVIQTDQPSKVVTAIEIGRITRRIIRQNISLAFGVKLLVMILGAGGLATLWEAVFADVGVALIAIMNAVRIQKMIK, from the coding sequence ATGGGACAATGCAAATGTCATGGACATGAATGTGAGCAGGTGCAAAAGAATAAAGAAGAGTCTACTTTTATCAGTGAGTATTGGAAGATACTACTTTCATCGGTAATGCTTATAGGCGGTATCGCAATGAACGCTTTGGATTTTGCTTTCTTTCATGAGCGCTATGTCTTTTTTGTGTGGTATCTGTTGGCCTATCTCCCTGTGGGACTGCCCGTAATGAAAGAAGCATGGGGCAGTATCATTCATAAAGATTTCTTTAGTGAGTTTACCTTAATGTCTGTTGCCACTATCGGAGCTTTTTATATTGGCGAATATCCCGAAGGAGTGGCAGTCATGTTGTTTTATTCGATAGGAGAACTCTTTCAAGGCAGAGCAGTAGATAAGGCAAAACGGAATATTAGTGATCTATTGGACGTCAGACCTGAAAAGGCAATGGTAGTTAGAGAGGGCAGACTCATCTCTGAAGCACCTAAGCAGGTGCAAGTGGGTGAGGCAATAGAAATCAAAGCGGGAGAACGTGTGCCATTAGACGGAACGATGCTCAGTGAAGCTGCCACTTTCAACACAGCCGCATTAACAGGCGAAAGTGTGCCGCGGAAGATCCGGTGTGGCGAGGAGGTACTTGCCGGAATGATTGTAACTGATAACGTTATTCGCATCAAAGTAACGAAACCTTTTGATAAGAGTACTTTGGCACGTATTCTGGAATTAGTGCAAGATGCTTCTGAACGAAAAGCACCGGCGGAACTTTTTATCCGAAAGTTTGCCCGTATTTATACACCTATCGTTATCGGATTGGCGCTACTAATTGTTTTAATACCGTTCATTTATTCATTTATAAATCTCCAGTTCGGTTTTCTATTCAATGATTGGTTGTACAAGGCATTGGTCTTTCTTGTTATCTCTTGCCCATGTGCATTGGTTATCAGTATCCCATTAGGATATTTCGGCGGTATTGGTGCTGCTTCACGTTTGGGCATTTTATTTAAAGGAGGCAATTATTTGGATGCTATTACGAAAATAAATACGGTGGTATTCGACAAAACAGGAACGCTTACTAAAGGAACATTTGAAGTACAATCGTGCCAATGTACTTCTGATATTTCCCAAAAAGAATTAATACAATTAATAGCTTCGGTGGAAAGTAAGAGCACACACCCGATAGCAAAAGCCATTGTGCATTATGCCGAAAAGCAATGTGTCGAATTTATACCTACAAGTAATGTGGCAGAAATAGCAGGGCACGGTTTAAAGGCTGAAATAAACAATGATATAGTGCTAGTAGGGAATACACGGTTGCTGTTGAAATTTCATATTACATTTCCTTCAGAGCTACTTTCTATTACAGAAACAATAGTCGTTTGCGCAATCGGCAACAAATATGTGGGATATGTATTGTTGGCTGATGAGTTGAAAGAAGACGCTTTGGAGGCAATAAGAAGGCTAAAAGCACTAAACATTCAAAATATTCAGATATTGTCGGGCGACAAGCAGAGTATTGTTACTAACTTTGCCGACAAGCTGGGAATAACGCAGGCCTACGGTGATTTGTTGCCTGAAGGGAAAGTAAGGCATCTTGAAGAATTAAAACGGAATAAAGAAAACGAGATAGCTTTCGTAGGCGATGGAATGAACGACGCTCCGGTGCTTGCTTTAAGTAATGTAGGGATTGCGATGGGAGGATTAGGTAGTGACGCAGCTATTGAAACGGCAGATGTTGTCATACAGACAGATCAACCTTCAAAGGTTGTTACCGCTATTGAAATAGGACGGATTACCCGGCGAATTATAAGGCAAAACATCTCATTGGCATTTGGAGTGAAGTTACTTGTGATGATATTAGGTGCCGGCGGGTTGGCGACTTTATGGGAGGCTGTTTTTGCTGATGTAGGTGTTGCGTTGATTGCAATAATGAACGCTGTTCGAATACAAAAAATGATAAAATAA
- a CDS encoding DUF6769 family protein — protein sequence MRRILSIVPIAIATLLLIVFSAIPHHHHRGVICLAMETCEQDHTYNDEHTHHNAAGDTHQGKACSTNAEYVSSSSETIRSKVVSHDGGDNLVLFPVLCLLTNYLTYSADLLNTDITYGEFVMSYTPVVLGESSGLRAPPYCLS from the coding sequence ATGAGACGTATATTATCCATAGTACCCATAGCAATAGCAACACTGTTACTTATCGTGTTCTCTGCTATTCCACACCATCACCATCGGGGAGTGATTTGTTTGGCTATGGAGACATGTGAACAAGACCATACATATAATGATGAGCATACGCATCATAATGCAGCCGGAGATACTCATCAGGGAAAAGCGTGCTCAACCAATGCTGAATATGTTTCATCTTCTTCCGAGACTATTAGAAGCAAAGTTGTCTCTCACGACGGTGGCGACAACTTAGTCCTTTTTCCTGTTCTGTGTCTACTTACTAATTACTTAACTTATAGTGCTGATTTATTAAACACTGACATAACATACGGTGAGTTTGTTATGTCCTATACGCCCGTAGTGCTTGGTGAAAGCAGCGGATTGCGTGCCCCTCCCTATTGTTTATCCTAA
- a CDS encoding TolC family protein — protein sequence MRIIIYLVALLASVSLFAQNENSLKGVLTSIEENNATLKTLREDVKVQSLGNKTGIFLSNPELEFNYMWGSPTNVGSRKDFSVKQMFDIPTITGMKSRMAENKNQLVELQYKSDRIKILLEAKQYCIELTYYNALKQELDIRLQHAQTISDAYKERLDRGDANVLEYNKSQLNLSTVRGEMSRVEVERKTLLLDLKRLNGGIDVLFGNNEYNVVPLPANFEDWYLSAEQKNPVLQYVKQQIAVSKNEVKLNRAMGLPAFSAGYMQEKTFGQKYQGITLGISIPLWENKNRIKLAKAGVIAAEAKQTESKQQFYDQLKKLYMRATGLQETAIGYRKSLVALNNTNLLIKALNAGEISLLDYIVEIGLYYDTVNQALAAERDFEKAFTDLSAVEL from the coding sequence ATGAGAATCATAATATATCTCGTGGCATTGCTGGCAAGTGTATCGCTCTTTGCCCAAAATGAAAATAGTTTAAAGGGTGTCTTGACATCTATTGAAGAGAATAACGCCACCCTGAAAACATTGAGGGAAGACGTAAAAGTACAAAGTTTAGGAAATAAGACGGGTATCTTCCTGTCTAATCCTGAACTGGAATTTAACTATATGTGGGGTAGTCCTACTAATGTGGGGAGCCGAAAAGATTTCAGTGTTAAACAGATGTTTGATATTCCTACTATTACCGGAATGAAAAGCCGGATGGCTGAGAATAAGAATCAATTAGTAGAACTTCAATACAAATCAGACCGGATTAAGATTCTTCTTGAAGCCAAGCAATATTGCATTGAGCTGACTTATTATAATGCCTTGAAGCAGGAACTTGATATCCGGCTTCAACATGCTCAAACCATTTCGGATGCATATAAGGAACGGTTGGATCGAGGAGATGCGAATGTGTTGGAATATAATAAGAGCCAATTGAATCTCTCTACTGTCAGGGGAGAAATGTCACGAGTGGAGGTGGAACGAAAAACTCTTTTATTGGATTTAAAACGCCTGAATGGTGGAATAGATGTTTTATTTGGTAATAATGAATATAATGTAGTTCCGCTACCTGCTAATTTTGAGGACTGGTATCTCTCTGCTGAGCAAAAGAATCCTGTATTGCAATATGTGAAACAGCAAATTGCAGTGAGTAAAAATGAGGTGAAGCTAAACAGAGCAATGGGGCTTCCTGCTTTTTCGGCAGGTTATATGCAGGAAAAGACTTTCGGACAAAAGTATCAGGGGATTACACTTGGCATCTCTATTCCTTTATGGGAAAATAAGAACCGGATAAAGCTGGCAAAAGCTGGTGTAATAGCTGCCGAAGCTAAGCAGACGGAGAGTAAGCAACAATTTTACGATCAGCTAAAGAAGTTGTATATGCGCGCTACCGGATTACAAGAGACAGCTATCGGATATCGGAAATCTCTTGTGGCACTCAATAATACAAATCTGTTAATCAAAGCCTTGAACGCAGGCGAGATTTCTCTATTGGATTATATTGTAGAAATCGGGTTATATTACGATACGGTAAACCAAGCATTGGCGGCAGAACGTGATTTTGAGAAAGCATTTACAGATTTATCAGCAGTTGAACTATAA
- a CDS encoding transcriptional repressor, whose amino-acid sequence MENSEPLDKLAKRNIKPTSIRILILKTMMQSERTVSLLDLENLLDTVDKSTIFRTITLFLSHRLIHSIDDGTGSLKYAVCGNACTCAVEDLHSHFCCESCHKTFCLENIHIPIVELPKGFTLQSINYVLKGLCVDCSAKLEHTNGFKK is encoded by the coding sequence ATGGAAAATAGTGAACCTTTGGATAAGCTGGCGAAGAGGAATATAAAGCCGACTTCCATCCGGATACTGATATTAAAAACGATGATGCAGTCAGAACGGACCGTTTCTCTGCTCGATCTGGAGAACCTATTGGATACTGTAGATAAATCAACGATCTTTCGCACCATTACCCTCTTCCTTTCCCATCGTCTTATACACAGTATAGATGATGGTACCGGATCATTAAAGTATGCGGTTTGCGGCAATGCTTGTACTTGTGCCGTGGAAGATTTACATTCCCATTTTTGTTGCGAGAGTTGCCATAAGACGTTTTGCCTTGAAAATATTCATATTCCTATAGTGGAACTACCTAAAGGATTTACCTTGCAAAGCATCAATTATGTTTTAAAAGGACTTTGTGTTGATTGTTCTGCTAAATTAGAACACACCAATGGTTTTAAAAAATGA
- a CDS encoding efflux RND transporter periplasmic adaptor subunit yields MKRYIFILFATFISLTACNNKQSGESSEHEHKEGNHHEHEGEHANEIIFTKAKAKAVGLEVQSIKPGVFSEVIKTSGQIQAAQGDEVTIVATSNGVVAFPNQAITEGAAVNTGATIVILSAKNLYDGDPTVKTKIAYEAALKDYQRSESLIKDKIISAKEFEQTRLRYENAKTVYKAQAANVTATGVKVTSPISGYIKNRLVNQGEYVSVGQPIATVAKNRKLQLRAEVPESYFNELKKINNANFVMSYSDKVYKLSDLNGRLLSFGKASDQSSFYIPVTFEFDNIGDIIPGSYVEVYLLSAPQNNVISIPVSALTEEQGLYFAYIQLDEEGFAKREVTLGQSNGERVKVLSGLKDGDKIVTKGTYQVKLAANTSVVPEGHSHSH; encoded by the coding sequence ATGAAAAGATATATATTTATCCTATTTGCAACATTCATATCTTTAACGGCTTGTAACAACAAGCAGAGTGGAGAGTCTTCTGAACACGAACATAAAGAGGGAAATCATCACGAGCATGAAGGTGAACATGCGAATGAAATCATTTTTACTAAAGCGAAGGCAAAGGCTGTTGGGTTAGAGGTTCAGAGTATTAAACCCGGAGTATTCAGTGAAGTAATAAAAACAAGTGGGCAAATACAGGCGGCACAAGGCGATGAAGTAACCATTGTTGCTACATCAAATGGTGTTGTCGCTTTTCCTAACCAAGCTATTACGGAGGGAGCGGCCGTTAATACAGGTGCTACTATTGTCATCCTATCGGCTAAAAATCTTTATGATGGTGATCCGACGGTCAAGACAAAGATTGCTTATGAGGCGGCTTTAAAAGATTACCAGCGTTCCGAAAGCCTGATAAAAGATAAAATTATCTCAGCTAAAGAATTTGAGCAGACGCGTTTACGGTACGAGAATGCCAAGACTGTCTACAAAGCACAAGCTGCCAATGTAACTGCTACGGGTGTAAAAGTGACTTCTCCTATCAGCGGTTATATTAAGAACCGATTGGTTAATCAGGGAGAATATGTGTCAGTTGGACAACCTATTGCCACTGTCGCTAAAAACAGGAAATTACAGTTGCGGGCCGAAGTTCCCGAGAGTTATTTCAATGAATTAAAGAAAATAAATAATGCCAACTTCGTGATGTCTTATAGCGATAAAGTATACAAATTATCCGATTTAAATGGCCGTTTACTTTCTTTTGGAAAAGCTTCTGATCAATCGTCTTTTTACATCCCGGTCACTTTCGAATTTGACAATATAGGTGATATTATCCCCGGCTCTTATGTGGAAGTTTATCTGTTGTCTGCTCCACAAAACAATGTAATTTCTATTCCGGTTTCTGCTCTGACTGAAGAGCAAGGCTTGTATTTTGCTTATATACAGTTAGATGAAGAAGGGTTTGCAAAACGGGAAGTGACGCTCGGACAGAGTAATGGAGAAAGAGTGAAGGTCCTTTCAGGTTTAAAGGATGGAGATAAAATTGTTACCAAAGGTACTTATCAGGTGAAGCTTGCTGCGAATACTTCTGTGGTACCTGAAGGTCATTCTCACTCTCATTAA
- the trxA gene encoding thioredoxin translates to MEKFETLIKSKSPVLIDFFAEWCGPCKTMKPVLEEVKGQLGEKARIVKIDVDKFEELADKYRIQSVPTFILFKNGESLWRHSGMIQGKELKEVIEQYI, encoded by the coding sequence ATGGAAAAGTTTGAAACATTAATAAAATCAAAAAGCCCTGTCCTGATAGATTTCTTTGCTGAATGGTGTGGCCCTTGCAAGACGATGAAGCCTGTTCTTGAGGAAGTTAAAGGGCAATTGGGAGAGAAAGCACGCATCGTAAAAATAGATGTGGATAAGTTTGAAGAGTTAGCCGATAAATATCGTATTCAGTCCGTACCTACTTTCATTCTGTTTAAAAATGGAGAATCTTTGTGGAGGCATTCAGGTATGATTCAAGGCAAAGAACTAAAAGAAGTTATTGAACAATATATTTAA